The following proteins come from a genomic window of Diprion similis isolate iyDipSimi1 chromosome 8, iyDipSimi1.1, whole genome shotgun sequence:
- the LOC124409029 gene encoding carnosine N-methyltransferase, whose product MDASPNSYSRKMHNSYEDEEERMHFLRIVSAFKYYRPHSLQRVKKTETYFMSLPGHHQKLLSKYREQLQEIKRCIENNDHIIKLIIKDVTHIFENVSPTTAQTESTPNPRPVMADQEKVQATIKQLVRDWSEEGAQERLSCYQPIIDEILQQFPPDFCVPSEVQVLVPGAGLGRLAYEIARRGYTCQGNEFSLFMLFASHFVLNKCRGTNTYQVHPWVHQYMNNLKPEHQTHAVSFPDVNPSDLPENAQFSMAAGDFLEVYTEDNHWDCVATCFFIDCANNVVQFIETIYKILKPGGVWINLGPLLYHFSDIPMEDSIEPSYEAVREVIVGLGFRMEREDTHVKTRYAQNTNSMLQYEYNSVYFVCRKPKPNSSSDLNNHINGSESNGSQEQEN is encoded by the exons atggaTGCGTCGCCGAATTCTTATTCCCGAAAAATGCACAATTCGTACGAAGACGAGGAGGAGAGAATGCACTTTCTCCGCATAGTATCGGCCTTTAAATACTACAG ACCCCATTCTCTACAACGGGTGAAGAAAACGGAAACCTACTTCATGTCTCTGCCTGGTCATCATCAGAAGCTACTCTCCAAGTACAGAGAACAACTCCAAGAGATAAAAAGATGCATTGAGAACAATGACCACATTATTAAACTCATCATCAAAGATGTCActcatatttttgaaaacgtcaGTCCGACGACTGCTCAAACCGAGAGT ACGCCAAATCCTCGACCAGTCATGGCTGACCAGGAAAAAGTACAAGCGACAATAAAGCAGCTGGTTAGAGACTGGAGCGAAGAGGGTGCCCAAGAAAGACTGTCCTGTTATCAACCTATCATAGATGAAATACTCCAACAGTTTCCCCCTGATTTTTG TGTACCGTCAGAAGTGCAAGTCCTAGTACCTGGCGCAGGGCTCGGAAGACTTGCATACGAAATAGCCAGACGAGGATACACGTGTCaaggaaatgaattttctctcttcatgCTGTTCGCTTCACATTTTGTCCTGAACAA ATGCAGGGGAACAAACACGTACCAGGTTCATCCCTGGGTTCATCAATACATGAACAACCTCAAGCCCGAGCATCAAACGCACGCAGTTTCATTTCCCGACGTAAATCCTAGCGATCTTCCCGAAAATGCACAGTTTTCCATGGCTGCGGGTGATTTTTTGGAG GTGTACACAGAGGATAATCACTGGGACTGTGTGGCGACTTGCTTTTTCATTGACTGTGCGAACAACGTAGTACAATTCATCgaaacaatttataaaattctgaAGCCTGGCGGAGTTTGGATAAACTTGGGGCCGCTATTGTACCACTTCAGCGATATACCGATGGAAGATTCGATAGAACCGAGCTACGAGGCTGTCCGCGAGGTTATAGTGGGCCTTGGATTTCGGATGGAG AGAGAGGATACCCACGTAAAAACCCGTTATGCGCAGAACACGAACAGCATGCTGCAGTACGAGTACAACAGCGTGTATTTCGTCTGCAGAAAACCTAAGCCAAATTCGTCATCGGATTTAAATAATCATATTAATGGTTCGGAATCTAACGGTTCGCAGGAGCAGGAAAATTAA
- the LOC124409030 gene encoding protein KTI12 homolog, with the protein MPLIVMTGIPSSGKSSRALELKEYLEKNHRKKVEIVSELDAIVKAGYDKNTFYADSRKEKSIRGDLKSEVQRRLNPNDTLILDGSNYIKGYRYELHCMSKLYKTPQCTIHCEIPAEHAWMLNNQQDQEHRYTREIFDALVARYEAPDSRNRWDSPLFAVSPEDELKNEEIYSALYNVKAPKPNMSTQCPPLSSTNYLYELDKVTQEIVSAILSAKQTLGIESNIKIPGHGLTVNRCGTGPQLTRLRRQFLTYSKMQQSEPSQIAPLFVQYLNKSL; encoded by the exons ATGCCGTTGATAGTGATGACGGGGATACCGTCGAGCGGAAAATCTTCAAGAGCCTTAGAGCTCAAGGaatacttggaaaaaaatcatagaaagaaagttgaaatagTTAGTGAATTAGATGCAATAGTGAAGGCTGGTTACGACAAGAATACTTTCTACGCAG ACTCGCGGAAGGAGAAAAGCATCCGTGGTGATCTCAAGTCTGAGGTGCAAAGGCGACTGAATCCAAACGACACCTTGATTCTGGATGGCAGTAACTACATAAAGGGATATCGATACGAATTGCACTGCATGTCGAAACTTTACAAAACCCCTCAGTGCACTATCCACTGTGAAATCCCCGCCGAGCACGCTTGGATGTTGAACAATCAGCAAGACCAGGAGCATAGATATACTAGAGAAATATTCGATGCTCTAGTAGCTAG GTATGAGGCACCAGATAGCAGAAATCGTTGGGATTCTCCCTTATTTGCTGTATCTCCAGaagatgaattgaaaaacgagGAAATCTACTCTGCTCTGTATAACGTAAAGGCTCCAAAACCAAACATGAGCACTCAGTGC ccTCCTCTTTCATCTACCAATTATTTGTATGAGTTAGACAAAGTAACACAGGAAATTGTTAGC GCCATTTTATCGGCAAAGCAAACTCTTGGTATTGAAAGTAACATAAAAATCCCAGGTCACGGATTGACAGTCAATCGTTGTGGAACTGGACCGCAGTTGACCAGACTCAGGAGGCAGTTCTTGACCTACAGTAAAATGCAGCAAAGCGAGCCTAGTCAAATAGCACCTttatttgtacaatatttgaataaaagtttGTAG
- the LOC124409998 gene encoding synaptic vesicle glycoprotein 2B-like isoform X1: MPSSEEESLLWLAGSGGSTGSVVGSVQGSVGSVGTAPSAHQHPATGGHRSVTIRAGLLYTEEMSSQGPGSAAVAAAAGVTPASADPAEHDLIDSTADATLLAQFHEDAIKQAGVGSFQALVALCAGLSLAADTVEFFVVPYILPSAEVELCIEDNEKGWLGNITLVGLALGGLCWGGLGDRLGRRRALLSAMAVHALFSGVATFMPTYGTFMTARFCSAIGVGGALPLAFAYLAECCPRSSRGCWTGALVGAGALGGVYAALLAWAVVPTTGEMVVLENKEHFSAWHRFLLLCCLPALSATIGLVFLPESPRYLVEAGRDVEAMMVYQRIYKKNNARKGGTGAQYQLSELELPSKRPRGLSPPSPATHASVLADILYSIEMFWNSFLQLFSPPHLRITIVLLIIWIAAAFGLYGLMAWCPEYLKLLRATEYEAQTIHYADKTHNGQVFNGSLENLQYKNSKFINCKFTKMIFSHVDFDNCTFQNVEFSSIKSSKTHFTDSTIVDSKFVDTDLSAQVFIRCKLENNTELSLSGPCPSLDLDYNIYIEEALHGHLVAQLAFVPAAALAGFALTIVQRPMMIGISLFLSSMAALSLMLVGTNSLAILGFEGGFIVVFAVAWTSLTLATVESFPTHLRCTGFGFMTAGIRLSGLIGTATYQTLIGAPLIAPALLTATALFIGSIATFKLPQTHTVFL; the protein is encoded by the exons ATGCCCTCGTCCGAGGAGGAGAGCTTACTGTGGCTTGCGGGGAGCGGCGGGAGCACGGGATCCGTTGTGGGATCTGTCCAGGGGTCAGTGGGTTCGGTAGGAACCGCACCGTCGGCTCATCAACATCCTGCAACCGGTGGTCACCGCTCCGTTACAATTAGAGCCGGATTATTGTATACCGAGGAGATGTCTTCCCAGGGTCCAGGCAGTGCCGCCGTCGCCGCTGCCGCAGGTGTAACTCCTGCATCGGCTGACCCCGCTGAACACGACCTGATCGATTCCACCGCCGACGCGACCCTCCTCGCACAATTTCATGAGGACGCTATCAAGCAG GCTGGTGTCGGTTCCTTTCAAGCATTAGTCGCACTGTGTGCCGGTTTGAGTCTCGCCGCAGACACCGTCGAGTTCTTCGTAGTACCCTACATCCTACCCAGCGCCGAAGTCGAGCTCTGCATAGAAGACAATGAAAAAGGATGGCTTG GCAATATAACTTTGGTCGGTCTTGCCCTTGGGGGATTATGCTGGGGAGGACTAGGTGACAGGTTGGGAAGACGGAGAGCGCTGCTTTCCGCAATGGCAGTACATGCTCTGTTCAGCGGCGTCGCTACCTTTATGCCAACATACGGCACTTTCATGACCGCTAGATTCTGCTCTGCAATTGG CGTTGGTGGAGCACTTCCTTTGGCTTTCGCGTACCTCGCAGAATGCTGTCCTAGGTCCAGCAGAGGCTGTTGGACCGGTGCTCTAGTTGGCGCCGGAGCTCTGGGTGGTGTTTATGCGGCGCTTTTGGCCTGGGCCGTTGTGCCGACGACAGGGGAAATGGTAGTTCTCGAGAACAAGGAGCACTTTAGTGCCTGGCATAGATTTCTTCTGCTTTGTTGCCTTCCTGCACTTAGTGCAACAATTGGGCTTGTATTTTTGCCGGAAAGTCCACGCTACCTTGTCGAGGCGGGAAGAGACGTCGAGGCAATGATGGTGTACCAG AGAATATACAAAAAGAATAACGCTCGGAAAGGCGGAACAGGTGCTCAGTATCAGCTCTCAGAATTGGAATTGCCGAGCAAGCGGCCCAGAGGATTGTCTCCGCCTTCACCAGCCACACACGCCAGTGTTTTAGCTGATATTTTGTACTCCATTGAAATG TTTTGGAACTCTTTTCTGCAGCTATTCTCACCTCCTCATCTACGTATCACAATCGTTCTACTCATCATTTGGATAGCTGCCGCATTTGG CCTCTATGGTCTGATGGCATGGTGTCctgaatatttgaaacttcTTAGAGCGACAGAATACGAAGCTCAGACGATACACTATGCCGACAAGACTCACAATGGACAAGTTTTTAATGGGTCTTTGGAAAATCTTCAATACAAAAACTCTAAATTTATCAACTGCAA attCACAAAAATGATATTCAGCCACGTCGATTTTGACAACTGTACGTTTCAAAACGTCGAATTTAGCAGCATTAAATCTAGCAAAACTCATTTCACCGACAGTACAATCGTAGACTCAAA ATTCGTGGACACGGATCTGTCGGCACAAGTCTTCATTAGATGTAAATTGGAGAATAACACGGAGCTAAGCCTTAGCGGTCCGTGCCCAAGTCTCGACTTAGACTACAACATATACATTGAGGAGGCGCTGCACGGCCACCTCGTGGCGCAGTTGGCCTTCGTCCCTGCGGCAGCTCTGGCTGGGTTTGCGCTGACCATTGTCCAACGGCCGATGATGATTG GCATATCATTGTTCCTGTCGTCTATGGCTGCACTCTCTCTCATGCTTGTGGGCACAAACAGCTTGGCAATTCTTGGCTTCGAGGGAGGATTTATTGTGGTTTTTGCAGTCGCCTGGACCTCACTGACCTTGGCTACAGTCGAGAGCTTCCCTACGCATCTAAG GTGTACCGGTTTTGGCTTCATGACAGCCGGCATACGATTATCGGGCTTGATAGGCACAGCTACTTACCAGACTCTGATTGGTGCACCGCTAATTGCGCCAGCACTTCTGACAGCAACGGCATTGTTCATTGGAAGTATAGCTACCTTCAAGCTACCGCAAACCCATACTGTctttttgtaa
- the LOC124410002 gene encoding E3 ubiquitin-protein ligase RNF113A isoform X1, which produces MAEDEASEKPNCTFLFKKRKIRNNAARKRKEIVGENGDSEDEEVTIVKKEKKTDVQNPMRQSTSMKRRRSMPGENDEEGEDDSVTVSYKSKRNVMPAGPSDQGATAILETETELDRDAQALFEKAQKINEELEGKEDDKVYRGMNNYAQYYKKKDTAAGNASSGMVRKGPIRAPANLRATVRWDYQPDICKDYKETGFCGFGDSCKFLHDRSDYKLGWQLEREAASGEYDNSGDEDDKKYEIDSDGDDLPFKCFICRNRFTDPIVTKCKHYFCEKCALQQYKKSTRCFICNVQTNGMFNPAKELVARMKLEEMEAAEQEQVNSDSD; this is translated from the exons ATGGCAGAAGACGAGGCGTCAGAAAAGCCAAATTGCACGTTTTTGTTCAAGAAGCGAAAAATCCGCAACAACGCAGCCAGGAAACGGAAAGAAATTGTAGGAGAAAATG GCGACAGCGAAGATGAAGAAGTCACGAttgtcaaaaaagaaaaaaagaccgACGTTCAAAATCCTATGAGGCAAAGT ACGAGCATGAAAAGGCGACGATCCATGCCAGGTGAAAATGACGAGGAAGGCGAAGATGACAGCGTCACTGTTTCCTATAAAAGCAAAAGGAATGTGATGCCCGCAGGGCCCAGCGATCAAGGAGCAACTGCCATTCTGGAAACAGAAACAGAATTAGACAGAGATGCCCAAGCTCTGTTTGAAAAGGCTCAAAAAATCAACGAG GAGTTGGAGGGCAAAGAAGATGACAAAGTATACCGCGGCATGAACAATTATGCTCAGTATTACAAGAAAAAGGACACTGCAGCAGGCAACGCGTCCAGTGGAATGGTGCGCAAAGGGCCCATCAGAGCACCAGCAAATCTTCGAGCCACTGTAAGATGGGATTATCAACCAGATATCTGTAAAGATTACAAGGAAACGGGGTTCTGTGGATTTGGAG ACAGCTGCAAGTTTCTCCACGACAGATCCGACTACAAATTGGGCTGGCAGTTAGAGAGAGAGGCAGCCAGCGGTGAATATGACAACAGTGGTGACGAGGATGACAAGAAGTACGAAATAGACAGTGATGGCGACGATCTGCCGTTCAAATGCTTCATATGCAGGAACAGATTCACCGATCCGATCGTCACAAA GTGCAAACATTACTTCTGCGAAAAATGTGCCCTTCAGCAATACAAAAAGAGCACGAGGtgtttcatttgtaacgtaCAAACAAACGGCATGTTCAATCCAGCCAAAGAGTTGGTGGCAAGAATGAAGCTGGAAGAAATGGAGGCGGCGGAACAAGAGCAG GTCAATAGCGACTCTGACTAG
- the LOC124410001 gene encoding chitinase-3-like protein 2 isoform X2 — translation MQNYTKPVIFFVALIFFGGIFLTAILLQIDVQILFTPSWLENEKYAASSLSSGKVVCYLTIPGNDTTTHLSVSSVDPNLCTHVIIGFASVVNCTVNLGGNEKIYKDVVKLKSNNPQLKVMISVAGMNEISTGFPVMVRNHANRKKFIRSVLAAAKSLQLDGLDIDWEFPAWLDADGRQRIHFVQLLYELKRACTRRKHKLVLSVAVAASEAMIDQCYNVPEIAEHVDFINLMAYDYHFYAPELPFTGLNAPLYRNRKDAGLFATMNVNYSANYWVEKGMPRNKIVVGIPTYGHSFKLENAENHGLQAPCSGYGLLGYSGFASYPTICSFLNNSATRVFENSSQVPYAYKDTEWISYDDILSVTTKANWIRSSGFGGAMIFSLNTDDWNATLHRNSTFPLTRAVANIIRDDLNETHHVY, via the exons ATGCA AAATTATACCAAACCAGTCATCTTCTTCGTAGCGCTGATATTCTTTGGCGGGATATTCTTGACTGCTATCCTCTTACAAATCGACGTTCAGATTCTCTTCACGCCTTCATGGCTGGAAAACGAGAAATACGCAGCATCCTCGTTGAGCAG TGGCAAGGTTGTTTGCTACTTAACAATACCAGGGAACGACACAACGACACATCTAAGTGTTTCAAGCGTCGATCCAAACCTCTGCACTCATGTCATAATCGGATTTGCCAGTGTCGTCAACTGTACCGTCAACCTCGgtggaaatgagaaaatttacaaagatgTCGTCAAATTGAAGAGCAACAATCCACAGCTGAAGGTTATGATCAGCGTCGCCGGTATGAATGAAATATCGACTGGATTTCCAGTGATGGTCCGAAACCATGCAAATAGGAAAAA ATTCATTAGGTCAGTATTAGCAGCAGCCAAATCTCTGCAGCTCGACGGTCTTGATATCGACTGGGAATTCCCAGCATGGCTAGATGCTGATGGTCGTCAAAGGATCCACTTTGTCCAGCTGTTATACGAGTTGAAGAGGGCATGTACTAGGAGAAAACACAAATTAGTTTTATCCGTAGCAGTTGCTGCATCTGAAGCTATGATAGACCAATGCTACAATGTACCTGAGATAGCAGA GCATGTGGACTTTATTAATTTAATGGCCTACGATTATCATTTCTATGCTCCTGAATTGCCCTTCACCGGTCTCAACGCCCCGCTTTATCGGAACCGGAAGGATGCCGGTTTGTTTGCCACCATGAATGTGAATTATTCAGCGAATTACTGGGTGGAAAAAGGAATGCctcgaaataaaattgtcgTTGGCATACCCACGTACGGACATTCGTTTAAATTAGAAAACGCTGAAAATCACGGACTGCAAGCCCCTTGCAGTGGATATGGCTTGCTGGGTTACAGCGGCTTTGCATCATATCCAACAATCTGCAGTTTCCTTAATAATTCGGCCACGCGTGTCTTTGAAAACTCAAGTCAAGTGCCGTATGCCTACAAGGACACAGAATGGATATCGTATGACGATATTCTTAGCGTCACTACAAAG GCGAACTGGATACGATCTTCAGGATTCGGTGGCGCAATGATATTTTCTCTAAACACGGATGATTGGAACGCGACTTTGCACCGGAATTCGACATTCCCATTGACACGTGCTGTCGCGAATATTATTCGCGATGATCTGAATGAGACACATCACGTGTATTAG
- the LOC124409998 gene encoding synaptic vesicle glycoprotein 2B-like isoform X2 codes for MDVPPGLENSMTSLKCSSREFPDIPEDATAGVGSFQALVALCAGLSLAADTVEFFVVPYILPSAEVELCIEDNEKGWLGNITLVGLALGGLCWGGLGDRLGRRRALLSAMAVHALFSGVATFMPTYGTFMTARFCSAIGVGGALPLAFAYLAECCPRSSRGCWTGALVGAGALGGVYAALLAWAVVPTTGEMVVLENKEHFSAWHRFLLLCCLPALSATIGLVFLPESPRYLVEAGRDVEAMMVYQRIYKKNNARKGGTGAQYQLSELELPSKRPRGLSPPSPATHASVLADILYSIEMFWNSFLQLFSPPHLRITIVLLIIWIAAAFGLYGLMAWCPEYLKLLRATEYEAQTIHYADKTHNGQVFNGSLENLQYKNSKFINCKFTKMIFSHVDFDNCTFQNVEFSSIKSSKTHFTDSTIVDSKFVDTDLSAQVFIRCKLENNTELSLSGPCPSLDLDYNIYIEEALHGHLVAQLAFVPAAALAGFALTIVQRPMMIGISLFLSSMAALSLMLVGTNSLAILGFEGGFIVVFAVAWTSLTLATVESFPTHLRCTGFGFMTAGIRLSGLIGTATYQTLIGAPLIAPALLTATALFIGSIATFKLPQTHTVFL; via the exons ATGGACGTGCCACCGGGCCTCGAAAACTCGATGACTTCCCTCAAGTGCAGCTCTCGCGAATTTCCCGACATCCCGGAAGACGCGACC GCTGGTGTCGGTTCCTTTCAAGCATTAGTCGCACTGTGTGCCGGTTTGAGTCTCGCCGCAGACACCGTCGAGTTCTTCGTAGTACCCTACATCCTACCCAGCGCCGAAGTCGAGCTCTGCATAGAAGACAATGAAAAAGGATGGCTTG GCAATATAACTTTGGTCGGTCTTGCCCTTGGGGGATTATGCTGGGGAGGACTAGGTGACAGGTTGGGAAGACGGAGAGCGCTGCTTTCCGCAATGGCAGTACATGCTCTGTTCAGCGGCGTCGCTACCTTTATGCCAACATACGGCACTTTCATGACCGCTAGATTCTGCTCTGCAATTGG CGTTGGTGGAGCACTTCCTTTGGCTTTCGCGTACCTCGCAGAATGCTGTCCTAGGTCCAGCAGAGGCTGTTGGACCGGTGCTCTAGTTGGCGCCGGAGCTCTGGGTGGTGTTTATGCGGCGCTTTTGGCCTGGGCCGTTGTGCCGACGACAGGGGAAATGGTAGTTCTCGAGAACAAGGAGCACTTTAGTGCCTGGCATAGATTTCTTCTGCTTTGTTGCCTTCCTGCACTTAGTGCAACAATTGGGCTTGTATTTTTGCCGGAAAGTCCACGCTACCTTGTCGAGGCGGGAAGAGACGTCGAGGCAATGATGGTGTACCAG AGAATATACAAAAAGAATAACGCTCGGAAAGGCGGAACAGGTGCTCAGTATCAGCTCTCAGAATTGGAATTGCCGAGCAAGCGGCCCAGAGGATTGTCTCCGCCTTCACCAGCCACACACGCCAGTGTTTTAGCTGATATTTTGTACTCCATTGAAATG TTTTGGAACTCTTTTCTGCAGCTATTCTCACCTCCTCATCTACGTATCACAATCGTTCTACTCATCATTTGGATAGCTGCCGCATTTGG CCTCTATGGTCTGATGGCATGGTGTCctgaatatttgaaacttcTTAGAGCGACAGAATACGAAGCTCAGACGATACACTATGCCGACAAGACTCACAATGGACAAGTTTTTAATGGGTCTTTGGAAAATCTTCAATACAAAAACTCTAAATTTATCAACTGCAA attCACAAAAATGATATTCAGCCACGTCGATTTTGACAACTGTACGTTTCAAAACGTCGAATTTAGCAGCATTAAATCTAGCAAAACTCATTTCACCGACAGTACAATCGTAGACTCAAA ATTCGTGGACACGGATCTGTCGGCACAAGTCTTCATTAGATGTAAATTGGAGAATAACACGGAGCTAAGCCTTAGCGGTCCGTGCCCAAGTCTCGACTTAGACTACAACATATACATTGAGGAGGCGCTGCACGGCCACCTCGTGGCGCAGTTGGCCTTCGTCCCTGCGGCAGCTCTGGCTGGGTTTGCGCTGACCATTGTCCAACGGCCGATGATGATTG GCATATCATTGTTCCTGTCGTCTATGGCTGCACTCTCTCTCATGCTTGTGGGCACAAACAGCTTGGCAATTCTTGGCTTCGAGGGAGGATTTATTGTGGTTTTTGCAGTCGCCTGGACCTCACTGACCTTGGCTACAGTCGAGAGCTTCCCTACGCATCTAAG GTGTACCGGTTTTGGCTTCATGACAGCCGGCATACGATTATCGGGCTTGATAGGCACAGCTACTTACCAGACTCTGATTGGTGCACCGCTAATTGCGCCAGCACTTCTGACAGCAACGGCATTGTTCATTGGAAGTATAGCTACCTTCAAGCTACCGCAAACCCATACTGTctttttgtaa
- the LOC124410001 gene encoding chitinase-3-like protein 2 isoform X1 — MKRIEKRTHYAVISHGDFDVCRNYTKPVIFFVALIFFGGIFLTAILLQIDVQILFTPSWLENEKYAASSLSSGKVVCYLTIPGNDTTTHLSVSSVDPNLCTHVIIGFASVVNCTVNLGGNEKIYKDVVKLKSNNPQLKVMISVAGMNEISTGFPVMVRNHANRKKFIRSVLAAAKSLQLDGLDIDWEFPAWLDADGRQRIHFVQLLYELKRACTRRKHKLVLSVAVAASEAMIDQCYNVPEIAEHVDFINLMAYDYHFYAPELPFTGLNAPLYRNRKDAGLFATMNVNYSANYWVEKGMPRNKIVVGIPTYGHSFKLENAENHGLQAPCSGYGLLGYSGFASYPTICSFLNNSATRVFENSSQVPYAYKDTEWISYDDILSVTTKANWIRSSGFGGAMIFSLNTDDWNATLHRNSTFPLTRAVANIIRDDLNETHHVY, encoded by the exons ATGAAAAGGATTGAAAAACGGACTCATTATGCA GTAATAAGTCATGGTGATTTTGATGTCTGCAGAAATTATACCAAACCAGTCATCTTCTTCGTAGCGCTGATATTCTTTGGCGGGATATTCTTGACTGCTATCCTCTTACAAATCGACGTTCAGATTCTCTTCACGCCTTCATGGCTGGAAAACGAGAAATACGCAGCATCCTCGTTGAGCAG TGGCAAGGTTGTTTGCTACTTAACAATACCAGGGAACGACACAACGACACATCTAAGTGTTTCAAGCGTCGATCCAAACCTCTGCACTCATGTCATAATCGGATTTGCCAGTGTCGTCAACTGTACCGTCAACCTCGgtggaaatgagaaaatttacaaagatgTCGTCAAATTGAAGAGCAACAATCCACAGCTGAAGGTTATGATCAGCGTCGCCGGTATGAATGAAATATCGACTGGATTTCCAGTGATGGTCCGAAACCATGCAAATAGGAAAAA ATTCATTAGGTCAGTATTAGCAGCAGCCAAATCTCTGCAGCTCGACGGTCTTGATATCGACTGGGAATTCCCAGCATGGCTAGATGCTGATGGTCGTCAAAGGATCCACTTTGTCCAGCTGTTATACGAGTTGAAGAGGGCATGTACTAGGAGAAAACACAAATTAGTTTTATCCGTAGCAGTTGCTGCATCTGAAGCTATGATAGACCAATGCTACAATGTACCTGAGATAGCAGA GCATGTGGACTTTATTAATTTAATGGCCTACGATTATCATTTCTATGCTCCTGAATTGCCCTTCACCGGTCTCAACGCCCCGCTTTATCGGAACCGGAAGGATGCCGGTTTGTTTGCCACCATGAATGTGAATTATTCAGCGAATTACTGGGTGGAAAAAGGAATGCctcgaaataaaattgtcgTTGGCATACCCACGTACGGACATTCGTTTAAATTAGAAAACGCTGAAAATCACGGACTGCAAGCCCCTTGCAGTGGATATGGCTTGCTGGGTTACAGCGGCTTTGCATCATATCCAACAATCTGCAGTTTCCTTAATAATTCGGCCACGCGTGTCTTTGAAAACTCAAGTCAAGTGCCGTATGCCTACAAGGACACAGAATGGATATCGTATGACGATATTCTTAGCGTCACTACAAAG GCGAACTGGATACGATCTTCAGGATTCGGTGGCGCAATGATATTTTCTCTAAACACGGATGATTGGAACGCGACTTTGCACCGGAATTCGACATTCCCATTGACACGTGCTGTCGCGAATATTATTCGCGATGATCTGAATGAGACACATCACGTGTATTAG
- the LOC124410002 gene encoding E3 ubiquitin-protein ligase RNF113A isoform X2, with protein MAEDEASEKPNCTFLFKKRKIRNNAARKRKEIVGENGDSEDEEVTIVKKEKKTDVQNPMRQSTSMKRRRSMPGENDEEGEDDSVTVSYKSKRNVMPAGPSDQGATAILETETELDRDAQALFEKAQKINEELEGKEDDKVYRGMNNYAQYYKKKDTAAGNASSGMVRKGPIRAPANLRATVRWDYQPDICKDYKETGFCGFGDSCKFLHDRSDYKLGWQLEREAASGEYDNSGDEDDKKYEIDSDGDDLPFKCFICRNRFTDPIVTKCKHYFCEKCALQQYKKSTRCFICNVQTNGMFNPAKELVARMKLEEMEAAEQEQADSDSD; from the exons ATGGCAGAAGACGAGGCGTCAGAAAAGCCAAATTGCACGTTTTTGTTCAAGAAGCGAAAAATCCGCAACAACGCAGCCAGGAAACGGAAAGAAATTGTAGGAGAAAATG GCGACAGCGAAGATGAAGAAGTCACGAttgtcaaaaaagaaaaaaagaccgACGTTCAAAATCCTATGAGGCAAAGT ACGAGCATGAAAAGGCGACGATCCATGCCAGGTGAAAATGACGAGGAAGGCGAAGATGACAGCGTCACTGTTTCCTATAAAAGCAAAAGGAATGTGATGCCCGCAGGGCCCAGCGATCAAGGAGCAACTGCCATTCTGGAAACAGAAACAGAATTAGACAGAGATGCCCAAGCTCTGTTTGAAAAGGCTCAAAAAATCAACGAG GAGTTGGAGGGCAAAGAAGATGACAAAGTATACCGCGGCATGAACAATTATGCTCAGTATTACAAGAAAAAGGACACTGCAGCAGGCAACGCGTCCAGTGGAATGGTGCGCAAAGGGCCCATCAGAGCACCAGCAAATCTTCGAGCCACTGTAAGATGGGATTATCAACCAGATATCTGTAAAGATTACAAGGAAACGGGGTTCTGTGGATTTGGAG ACAGCTGCAAGTTTCTCCACGACAGATCCGACTACAAATTGGGCTGGCAGTTAGAGAGAGAGGCAGCCAGCGGTGAATATGACAACAGTGGTGACGAGGATGACAAGAAGTACGAAATAGACAGTGATGGCGACGATCTGCCGTTCAAATGCTTCATATGCAGGAACAGATTCACCGATCCGATCGTCACAAA GTGCAAACATTACTTCTGCGAAAAATGTGCCCTTCAGCAATACAAAAAGAGCACGAGGtgtttcatttgtaacgtaCAAACAAACGGCATGTTCAATCCAGCCAAAGAGTTGGTGGCAAGAATGAAGCTGGAAGAAATGGAGGCGGCGGAACAAGAGCAG GCCGATAGCGACTCTGACTAG